The proteins below come from a single Afipia felis ATCC 53690 genomic window:
- a CDS encoding glutathione S-transferase N-terminal domain-containing protein, whose product MIDLYFWTTPNGYKATIMLAELGLHYRVLPIDITSGDQFGAEFLKISPNNKIPAIVDHDGPGGNPISIFESGAILLYLAEKTGKLLPTEVRARTNALQWLMFQMGGVGPMLGQAHHFRRYAPEQIQYAVDRYTNEATRLYGVMDRQLANSEYLAGDYSIADIATFPWIRLHRWQGQDLQDFPNLKRWFDAIKARSAVEEGLAVMSETKRWEAKPGTASWKNMFDAKA is encoded by the coding sequence ATGATTGATCTCTATTTCTGGACAACACCGAACGGATACAAGGCGACGATAATGCTGGCCGAACTTGGCCTGCATTATCGGGTGCTGCCGATCGATATCACCTCGGGGGATCAGTTCGGCGCTGAATTTCTCAAGATTAGCCCAAACAATAAAATTCCGGCCATCGTTGACCACGATGGGCCAGGTGGAAATCCGATATCGATTTTTGAATCTGGTGCGATCCTTTTATATCTCGCCGAGAAGACAGGTAAGCTGCTTCCAACGGAAGTTCGAGCGCGAACGAACGCCCTTCAGTGGTTGATGTTCCAGATGGGCGGCGTCGGACCAATGTTGGGGCAGGCTCATCATTTTCGTCGTTACGCACCCGAACAAATTCAATATGCGGTAGATCGTTATACGAACGAGGCGACTCGATTGTATGGGGTGATGGACCGCCAGCTTGCAAACAGCGAGTATCTCGCGGGTGATTATTCTATCGCAGATATCGCGACTTTTCCGTGGATCCGACTGCACCGCTGGCAGGGGCAGGATCTTCAAGATTTTCCGAATCTAAAACGCTGGTTCGATGCAATTAAAGCACGTTCTGCGGTGGAGGAAGGTCTCGCCGTAATGTCGGAAACGAAGAGATGGGAAGCCAAGCCAGGTACGGCATCTTGGAAAAATATGTTTGACGCTAAGGCTTAA